TGTCAGTGGAGCGGGCGACGAGAATCGAACTCGCGTGACTAGTTTGGAAGACTAGGGCTCTACCATTGAGCTACGCCCGCACACGTGCCCTCGTGGAGCACGGCACCCGCCACCGTTGCCGGTCGCGAGGACGGGACCACAGTACCTGGTCCGGTCGCCTGCGTGCACACTCCTTTCGTCGCGGCGGGCCCCGGATATGTCGGCGAGCCGTGGGGGCCCGGCGTGTACGCTTCCTCTCGGCACCACGGGGTGTGGCGCAGTTTGGTAGCGCGTCCGCTTTGGGAGCGGAAGGCCGTCGGTTCGAATCCGGTCACCCCGACAGTGCGGCAGGGTCTCGTCATCCGGCGGGGCCCTGTTGGCGTTCCCGGGCCCAGGTGGCGGGTGCCGGCGCGCGGCTGCGGAGCGGCCGGTGCGGCGCGGTGCACGCGCGGGCCCGCGCGAGGACGCGTGCCGGCGTCGCGCTGACGTGATGGTCGGCGGCCCGGCGGCCCGGCGGCCCGGCGGTTCGGCGGTCGCCGGGGGTGCCGTCCGGGCGGGGTAGAATGTTGAGTTTTCACCAACCCCTGGAGTGCCGCATGTCCGCCCCTGACCGTTCCGCGCCGCCCCGTCGGGGGATCGACCCGAAGATCGCGGTCGGTGCGGTGTTCGTGGCCTCGCTGTTCATGTCGATCATGGACACCACGATCGTCAACGTGGCGCTGCCCTCGATCGGGCGGCAGTTCGGGGTGGACCCGGCCGGTGTCGGCGTGGTGAACGTCGGCTACCTGGTCAGCCTCGCCGTGTTCGTCCCGCTCTCCGGCTGGCTGGGCGACAGGTTCGGTACCCGGCGGGTGTTCCTGGCGGCCCTCGCCTTCTTCACCGTCACCTCACTGCTCTGCGGTGCCGCCGACTCGATGGCGCAGCTGACGGTCTACCGGATCCTCCAGGGGGCCGCCGGTGGCATGCTCACCCCGGTCGGGATGACCATGCTCTTCCGGGCCTTCCCGCAGGAGGAGCGGATGCGCGCCACCCGGGTGCTGATGCTCCCCACGGCGGTGGCGCCCGCGCTCGGCCCGGTGCTCGGCGGCTGGCTGGTGGACGGGTGGTCCTGGCACTGGGTGTTCATCGTCAACGTGCCGGTCGGTGTCGCGGCGCTGGTCTTCGGCCTGCTCTTCCTCCCGGACTACCGGGTGGAGCGGGCCGGACGCTTCGACGCCCCCGGCTTCCTGCTGTCCGCGGCGGGCTTCGGTCTGGCGATGTACGCGCTCGCCGAGGGCGCCGGCCAGGGCTGGGGCAGCGCGCGGATCCTGGCCTGCGGGGTGGGCGGGCTGCTGGCCCTGGCGGCCCTGGTGGTGGTGGAGCTGCGCCGGCCGGAGCCGATGCTCGACCTGCGGCTCTTCCGGGACCGGCTCTTCCGGGCGACGAACCTGCTCTCGCTCTTCTCGGGGGCGGCCTTCCTGGGCATGCTCTACCTCTTCCCCCTGCTGATGCAGGACGCCCTGGGCATGGACGCGCTGCACAGCGGTCTGATGGTCTTCCCGGAGGCCATCGGTGTGATGATCGCCTCGCAGCTGGCCGG
The sequence above is drawn from the Kitasatospora sp. NBC_00315 genome and encodes:
- a CDS encoding MDR family MFS transporter: MSAPDRSAPPRRGIDPKIAVGAVFVASLFMSIMDTTIVNVALPSIGRQFGVDPAGVGVVNVGYLVSLAVFVPLSGWLGDRFGTRRVFLAALAFFTVTSLLCGAADSMAQLTVYRILQGAAGGMLTPVGMTMLFRAFPQEERMRATRVLMLPTAVAPALGPVLGGWLVDGWSWHWVFIVNVPVGVAALVFGLLFLPDYRVERAGRFDAPGFLLSAAGFGLAMYALAEGAGQGWGSARILACGVGGLLALAALVVVELRRPEPMLDLRLFRDRLFRATNLLSLFSGAAFLGMLYLFPLLMQDALGMDALHSGLMVFPEAIGVMIASQLAGRLYPRVGPRRILAVGATVVALCLALMATITPDSNLWAVRALLFVTGFAMSHVFMPSQTAAFATVPPRATGAASTLYNAQRQLGSALGVAVLGTVLTAVGTVTVDAAGTPVANLDAYRAAFLVAAGLALVAAAVALSVRDSDAVATMRAVPRPAVEPVAEGVGELAERL